CAGCATCGAGCAGCGTCAGGTGGTGTCCGCGCGGGTCGCAGCCGTCGAGTTGCGCTTGCGCGCGGCCGCTGCTTTGCACGGCGAACTCGATGACGGGCGTCTCGTCGATCGCCAGCCGATAGAGGCCGGGGCGGAGGCGGCGCGCGGCCAGAGTCAGGCGCGAGCGGCCACAGTGCGTTTGGCTGCGCAACAGCACCGTGGCAGCTGGGCTCGCTGACAGCGGGCGCAGGTAGGTACGCAAGTCGGCCCAGCCGGCGGCGGGCGGCGCGCTGGCGAGGGCGCGCGCCAGTGCCCAGGCATCGGGCACGCCCCAGCCCGTCGGAAAGTCCCACCCCGCCCCGGCACTGTAATGGCCGTTATCACCCGACGTGATATCCAGCAACGCCGGCGGCTCCGCTGCGCCGGCCAGCTCGCACAGCGCCGGGTTGGCCGGGCCCAACGGCGGCCGCCGGTGCTGCGCGCGGTACTGATTGGTCAGTGCCAGCAGCGCGGCCCAGATCGGCGCACCGACGCTGGTGCCGCCGTATTGCCACCAGGCGCCATCGTGGCGGACGTAGTAGCCGCTGCCGGGGTCGGCGTTGAGCGCGACATCGGCCGCCCGCCGCCATGCACCGCCGCCCGTTTGCCACGGCGGGCGCTGCCAGAAGACGCTCTGGCCGCCGCCGCTTCCTGACCAGGCGCCTTCGCTGCGGCGCTCGCCGTCGCCGCCGACGGCGAGCGCCGTGCCGCCGACCGCGGTCACCAGCGGATCGGAAGCCGGGTAGCTGATACTGAGCCGGGCTGGGCCGCAGTCGAAGGCGCCGCGGTCGCCCGAGGCCGCCACTACGGTGATGCCCAACGCCGCGGCTTTCTGGAAAACCGCGTGGGCGTGATCGAGATAGGCCGGTGGCATGTTCGGCTCGCACAGGCCCCAGCTGACGCTCACCACCGCGGCGCGGTTGTCACTGATGATACGGTCGTACAAGGCCATGAAGGCGCTCACCGAGCTGTCGGCCGCCACGTAGGCGAGCAGGCGCGACTGCGGAGCCATGGCGCCGGCCCACTCGACGTCGAGCGTGCTCTCATCAATGGTGCGCGTGGCCGTGCCGGCTACGGGGATAACTTCGAGCAAGTCCGCCGGTCGCGTGAGCCCGAAGGCGCGCCAGAATTCGCGCACGTCACTCGGCTGAAGGCCAAAGGCAGTAGCGATGGCGATGGTCGCCGCGCGGCTGCCGTCGCCGCGCACGCCGGCATCATAGAGCGGCGTGAAGTTGTAAGCGCGGGCGATGTCGGCGGGGCCGAAAGGCGCGCCGGTGGGGGCACTGAGCATGCGGCGGGCGTTGTGCGGCCGTAGCTGGCTGCGGTTCTCCAAGCCGTAAATGCCGCTGACCGCAGCGGCGATCTCCGCCGGCAGCGCGGGATCACGATCCGAGGCAAAGAACGACTCGCCGCCTTCCTCGTAGTCCACCAGCGCCACGCTGAAGGCGCTTTCGATCGCCGCCGCCGGAGCGCTGCCGCTCACCAATTGCTGCGAGGCGCTGATGCCGGCGACAGCGATGCCGTGGGCCGCGAGATAGTCAACAACGGCGGCGGCGCCGGCGGCCGATGGCGCAAAGCGCTCGTCGAACTCCGCCGGCGTGAGATAGCGTTGATAGCGTGGTGAGCCGGGATCGCTCAGTTGCCGGATCAGTTCCTCGAGCTCCGCTTCACGCTGCCAGCGCAACGCCACCGCAATCGCCCGCGCCGGCGCGCGTTCGGCCGGCGCCACGACGCGGGCGAATCGTGCGCTCGGCAGGCGATGGCCGCGGATGACCGTAACGGCGTCGGTGCCGGCGGCCGCGCCGACAGCGAGCGGCACTAGTGCGACACAGACGGCGAGACTGACAAGGTGCTTCACGATCGTTACTCGCAAGCGCGCCGCTGGAGTTACGGCGCCACGCTTGACGAGCAGTGCATCGGCGATGCCAGTGCGCCGCCGCTGGCCGGCGCGCACGCGCGTGCCGTCGCAGTGGGAAGTTTGCGGAGCAAATGGATGCAGAAGCGTACAGACTGCTAAGCCGGATTAGCCGCGTAAAGCGGGTCGACGCCCGCAGTTCACAGTCAGTGTTACTAAACCGGATAGGGGTTTTCCCTTATCGGGGTTTTCCCTATCCGTTGAAGAAAACCGCGCTCATGCTTCGACAAGCACGTGTGCGCAGTCGCGCTCAGCGCAGGTCGTACTCTTTGGCTTTCTTGCGCAGCACGACGCGCGACACTCCGAGCGCGCGTGCGGCCCGGGAGATGTTACCGCCGTGTCGGGCGAGGATCTCGCGAATGTGCTCGGTCTCGAAAGCGGCACGGGCGCGCCGCAGATCGGGGTCGGCGCCGGCTGCGCTGACGCTGCACCGCTCCCGGCCGAAGTGGGCGATGCCATCGGTGTCCGGCCGCAGATCGTATGGGGAGAATTCGCCGGCTGGCGGCGCCTGCGGTGCGAGATGCTCGATGGTGAGCACCTCGCCGTCGCGCGCCAGCGCCACCGCCCGCTCGATCAGGTTTTGCAGCTCGCGCACGTTGCCGGGCCAGTCCGCCCGCAGCAACAGCTCGAGCGCGGGCTTCTCGAGCCCGGCGATTTGTTTGTGATGGCGGGTGGCGGCGGCGGCGAGGAAGCGGCTGGTGAGCAGGGCAATGTCCTGGCGGCGCTCGCGCAACGGCGGCAAGCGAATCGGGAAAGCCGCCAGGCGATAGTAGAGATCCTCGCGAAACCGGCCTGCGGCCATCGCTGTACTCAGCTCGCTGTTGGTGGCGGAGATCAGGCGGGCGTCGACGTGGCGCGGGCGGGTGTCGCCAAGCGGCACCACTTCGCCGTCCTGCAACACCCGCAGCATCTTGGCCTGCATAGCCAGTGGCATTTCACCGATCTCGTCGAGGAAGATGGTGCCGGCGTCGGCGGCCTCGAACAGGCCGATACGATCACTGGCCGCGCCGGTGAACGCGCCCTTGCGGTAACCGAACAGCTCGCTTTCAAGCAAGGTCTCGGGCAGCGCGGCGCAATTGACGGCGACGAACGGACGCTGGCTGCGCTCGCTGATTCGGTGGATGGCGCGCGCCACCAGTTCCTTGCCGGTGCCGGTTTCACCCTCGAGCAGGACGGCGATCGCGGTGGTGGCCGCGCTTTCCATCAACCGAAACACGGCGGCCATGGCGTCGCTGACGCCGATGATTTCGTCAAAAGAGCTTCTGAGATCGTAGAGCGGGGCGAGCGGCGCGCCATCCGCGCTCAGGTCTTCGCTCGCCGCGCCCAGAAAGCTGCGGGCGCTGGACATCCTCGAGGCCTCGGTACGGTTTGGTTCATGTGTACGTCCACCCCCGCTGGCTGTCAAAGGGGGTATAAGCCTGAGATTGCGGGCAATATGGACCTTACTCCGCAGCGGCGGCCGGCGCCATCTCGGCTGGGGGTGCGCGACGAATTTGTGGGTAACGTGGTTCGGTGTTATGGCCTTTGCCCGGTCGGCTGCACGTTACCCACAGATTTGTCGCACACCCCTCGGCTGGTGTTGTTGCACGAACCGATTGAGCCGGCGCGGCGGATTCCGTACACTCTGGCGCTATGGCACGGCCGCGCATTCTGACGTTCGTGATGGCTGGGGGTAAGGGCGAACGCTTGTATCCGCTGACCAAGGATCGCTCGAAGCCCGCGGTACCGTTCGGCGGGCGCTACCGCATCATCGATTTCGTTCTCAGCAACCTTTACAACTCGGGGCTGGGCGCGGTTTACGTTCTGACGCAATACAAGGCCCAGTCGCTGGTCGAGCACCTCGAAACCGGCTGGACCTGGCGCGGGGGCGGGCGCGACGGCTTCATCCGAGCGGTGCCGGCGCAGATGAAGCTCGGCGAGTTGTGGTATCGCGGCACCGCCGACGCCATCTTCCAAAACCTCAACTTGGTGCGCGACTACGGCGCCGACATCGTCTTGGTCTTCAGCGCCGACCACATCTACAAGATGAACGTGCGCCAGATGCTCGACTTCCATCTGCGCGTGGGCGCGGCCGCGACCGTGTCGTGCTTGCCGGTGCCGCGTGCCGGCGCCACGCAATTCGGCGTGGTCGCGGTCGATGAACAGTGGCGCATCAAAGGGTTTATCGAGAAACCCGTCGATCCGCCGCCGATCCCGGGCTTGCCGGAGGAATCGCTGGCGTCGATGGGCAACTACATCTTCAACGTCGGCTTGTTACAGGAAGTGCTGGGTGAGCGCCGCGACGGCGAGCCGCTATTCGATTTCGGCAAGGACATTTTGCCGGCGATGACGGTGCGCGAGCCGGTCTACGCCTACGATTTCCGCCGCAACCGCATCCCCGGGCTGCGTGAGGGCGAGCAGGCATATTGGCGCGACGTCGGCACCATCGAGGCCTACTACGAAGCCAACATGGATTTGAAGAACGTGGTGCCGCTGCTCAATCTCTACAACTGGCAGTGGCCGATCATGACCGCGCGCTTTCATGATCCACCGTGCAAGTTCGTCTTCGACGAAGACGGCCGCCGGGGTGTGGCGGTGCAGTCGGTGATGGCCAGCGGCTGTCTATTGAGCGGCGGCTACGTGAAGGATTCGGTGCTGGGGCGCAACGTGGTGGTCGATGCCGGCGCCCAAGTGCGGGAGTCGGTGTTGATGGACAACGTCGTAATCAGCCCCGGCGCCCGCGTGCGCCGCGCCATCATCGACAAGAACGTGGTGGTGGCGCCGGGCGAGGTGATCGGGGAGGATTTCGGCAACGATTGCCGCCGCTACGTGGTGTCGGCAACGGGGATCGTGGTGGTCGAAAAAGCCCCCGACACGCCGGAGACGTTGGCGCGGAATTGGTGAGGCGGGCGGGCAAATCCTCACCAGTCTGAC
Above is a window of Deltaproteobacteria bacterium DNA encoding:
- a CDS encoding S8/S53 family peptidase translates to MKHLVSLAVCVALVPLAVGAAAGTDAVTVIRGHRLPSARFARVVAPAERAPARAIAVALRWQREAELEELIRQLSDPGSPRYQRYLTPAEFDERFAPSAAGAAAVVDYLAAHGIAVAGISASQQLVSGSAPAAAIESAFSVALVDYEEGGESFFASDRDPALPAEIAAAVSGIYGLENRSQLRPHNARRMLSAPTGAPFGPADIARAYNFTPLYDAGVRGDGSRAATIAIATAFGLQPSDVREFWRAFGLTRPADLLEVIPVAGTATRTIDESTLDVEWAGAMAPQSRLLAYVAADSSVSAFMALYDRIISDNRAAVVSVSWGLCEPNMPPAYLDHAHAVFQKAAALGITVVAASGDRGAFDCGPARLSISYPASDPLVTAVGGTALAVGGDGERRSEGAWSGSGGGQSVFWQRPPWQTGGGAWRRAADVALNADPGSGYYVRHDGAWWQYGGTSVGAPIWAALLALTNQYRAQHRRPPLGPANPALCELAGAAEPPALLDITSGDNGHYSAGAGWDFPTGWGVPDAWALARALASAPPAAGWADLRTYLRPLSASPAATVLLRSQTHCGRSRLTLAARRLRPGLYRLAIDETPVIEFAVQSSGRAQAQLDGCDPRGHHLTLLDADGLVLFRGQVPEQPQPPVRLRARLQGAGLATGVVTYRSRHGAEQLQLGVSGLPPGTYQLYVGAELIASLEVTRAANGNSYGAVRFDSRNLSAPPPPVELRCQPLFVRGDSGVVLQLTATAPGTGICPA
- a CDS encoding sigma 54-interacting transcriptional regulator; its protein translation is MSSARSFLGAASEDLSADGAPLAPLYDLRSSFDEIIGVSDAMAAVFRLMESAATTAIAVLLEGETGTGKELVARAIHRISERSQRPFVAVNCAALPETLLESELFGYRKGAFTGAASDRIGLFEAADAGTIFLDEIGEMPLAMQAKMLRVLQDGEVVPLGDTRPRHVDARLISATNSELSTAMAAGRFREDLYYRLAAFPIRLPPLRERRQDIALLTSRFLAAAATRHHKQIAGLEKPALELLLRADWPGNVRELQNLIERAVALARDGEVLTIEHLAPQAPPAGEFSPYDLRPDTDGIAHFGRERCSVSAAGADPDLRRARAAFETEHIREILARHGGNISRAARALGVSRVVLRKKAKEYDLR
- the glgC gene encoding glucose-1-phosphate adenylyltransferase — encoded protein: MARPRILTFVMAGGKGERLYPLTKDRSKPAVPFGGRYRIIDFVLSNLYNSGLGAVYVLTQYKAQSLVEHLETGWTWRGGGRDGFIRAVPAQMKLGELWYRGTADAIFQNLNLVRDYGADIVLVFSADHIYKMNVRQMLDFHLRVGAAATVSCLPVPRAGATQFGVVAVDEQWRIKGFIEKPVDPPPIPGLPEESLASMGNYIFNVGLLQEVLGERRDGEPLFDFGKDILPAMTVREPVYAYDFRRNRIPGLREGEQAYWRDVGTIEAYYEANMDLKNVVPLLNLYNWQWPIMTARFHDPPCKFVFDEDGRRGVAVQSVMASGCLLSGGYVKDSVLGRNVVVDAGAQVRESVLMDNVVISPGARVRRAIIDKNVVVAPGEVIGEDFGNDCRRYVVSATGIVVVEKAPDTPETLARNW